In Haloimpatiens massiliensis, the following are encoded in one genomic region:
- a CDS encoding prolipoprotein diacylglyceryl transferase: MKPVLFEVFGIKIYGYGTMIAIGILSAIILLNYRIKKRGYNEDKISNMAIIAIISGVLGGKLLFIITEFKNILKDPSILKDLQYGFVIYGAILGGALGVYLYSRKNKWRVLDVFDLVIPTIPLAQGFGRIGCFLAGCCYGKVTNSWLGVEFKNSDFAPVGVHLHPTQIYSSIFDFALCAFLLWYDKKNEKEGRVFSMYFILYGIGRFLVEFLRDDPRGTVWMFSTSQFISIIMVIFAILVFNIDKLFKKEI, from the coding sequence ATGAAACCTGTATTATTTGAGGTGTTTGGCATAAAGATATATGGTTATGGCACCATGATAGCTATAGGAATATTATCAGCAATTATACTATTGAATTATAGGATTAAAAAAAGAGGATATAATGAGGACAAGATAAGTAATATGGCTATTATAGCAATAATATCAGGTGTATTAGGTGGAAAACTACTCTTTATAATTACTGAATTTAAGAATATTTTAAAAGATCCATCTATACTTAAGGATTTGCAGTATGGCTTTGTTATATATGGTGCAATATTAGGGGGAGCCTTAGGTGTTTATCTTTATAGTAGAAAAAATAAATGGAGAGTACTAGATGTATTTGATTTAGTAATACCAACTATACCATTAGCCCAAGGTTTTGGAAGAATAGGATGCTTTTTAGCAGGCTGCTGCTATGGAAAAGTTACAAATAGCTGGCTTGGTGTGGAATTTAAAAATTCGGATTTTGCGCCAGTAGGAGTGCATCTACATCCAACTCAAATATACTCTTCTATTTTTGATTTTGCCCTTTGTGCTTTTTTATTATGGTATGATAAGAAAAATGAAAAAGAGGGAAGAGTTTTTTCCATGTACTTTATATTATATGGTATTGGTAGGTTTTTAGTGGAGTTCTTAAGAGATGATCCTAGAGGAACAGTATGGATGTTTTCCACTTCACAATTTATTAGTATAATTATGGTTATATTTGCCATTTTGGTATTTAATATAGATAAGTTATTTAAAAAAGAAATATAG
- a CDS encoding ISLre2 family transposase, which produces MGDIMYIISLNDKAITFNDLEKKIYKYACEEACRFMKKVLTHLDRRLLDERDTKVYRNKGFKHTCLKTIMGNIEFDRRIYEYETDDGKIAYKFLLDEYLQMDTIGHISTTLVEKMVDNVTNVSYRNTAKNIKELTNQEISHTAVWNVVQKLGSKIEEKEERKILLNKIGKLNGKKEVEVLFQEMDGIWLSIQGKDRPKGKKSKKKELKLGVSYEGWKKRNGSKDAYVVENKIAWASFDSSKKFKELSDASIAEIYNIDEIDTRILNGDGASWIKQSLGEEGVYFQLDPFHRSQAIIRAIQDKKEAHKLIKMLNEGKVEESFEYITNLMIKYSDDENKFKKLEKLYMYFFDNKIGLKPYKLRKEIKMPKAPEGLEYRNLGTMEHNICDVLAQRMKGRKMSWSIRGANNLAKILAEKASKRIYNVVNEMCSSVISDDELEKITEMITLTAADVNKKVGKGKVYPIHQGKMPFTGCANTNGRKAIRALVENKGFNDLGFI; this is translated from the coding sequence ATGGGTGATATTATGTACATTATAAGTTTAAATGATAAAGCAATAACTTTCAATGATTTAGAGAAAAAAATATATAAATATGCATGTGAGGAAGCATGTAGGTTCATGAAAAAGGTGCTAACGCACCTAGACCGAAGGTTGTTGGATGAAAGAGATACTAAGGTTTATAGAAATAAAGGTTTTAAACATACCTGCTTAAAAACTATCATGGGAAATATAGAGTTTGATAGACGTATATATGAGTATGAAACTGATGATGGTAAAATAGCTTATAAATTTTTATTAGATGAATATTTGCAAATGGATACAATAGGACATATTTCAACTACATTAGTAGAAAAGATGGTAGATAATGTGACTAATGTTTCTTATAGGAACACTGCAAAAAATATTAAAGAGCTAACTAACCAAGAAATCAGCCATACGGCAGTATGGAATGTAGTACAAAAACTAGGTTCTAAAATAGAGGAAAAAGAGGAAAGAAAAATATTATTAAACAAAATAGGAAAGTTAAATGGTAAGAAAGAAGTTGAAGTTTTGTTTCAAGAAATGGATGGAATCTGGTTGAGCATCCAAGGAAAAGACAGACCTAAAGGAAAAAAGTCTAAAAAGAAAGAACTGAAGCTTGGAGTAAGCTATGAAGGCTGGAAGAAGAGAAATGGTAGTAAAGATGCTTATGTAGTTGAAAATAAAATAGCTTGGGCTAGTTTTGATAGTAGTAAAAAATTTAAAGAGCTTAGTGATGCTAGTATTGCTGAAATTTATAATATAGATGAAATAGATACAAGAATTTTAAATGGAGATGGAGCATCATGGATAAAACAAAGTTTAGGAGAAGAAGGTGTGTATTTTCAACTAGATCCATTTCATAGAAGTCAGGCTATAATAAGAGCCATACAAGATAAAAAAGAAGCTCATAAATTAATAAAAATGTTAAATGAAGGAAAAGTAGAAGAAAGCTTTGAGTATATAACAAATCTAATGATTAAGTATAGTGACGATGAAAATAAATTTAAGAAATTAGAAAAGCTATACATGTATTTTTTTGATAACAAGATAGGATTAAAGCCATATAAGCTAAGGAAAGAAATTAAAATGCCGAAGGCGCCGGAAGGATTAGAATACAGAAATTTAGGCACAATGGAGCATAATATCTGTGATGTATTAGCTCAAAGAATGAAAGGAAGAAAAATGAGTTGGTCAATTAGAGGTGCTAATAATTTAGCTAAAATACTAGCTGAAAAGGCAAGTAAAAGAATATACAATGTAGTAAATGAAATGTGTTCTAGTGTTATTTCAGATGATGAGCTAGAAAAAATAACAGAAATGATTACATTAACAGCAGCTGATGTAAATAAGAAAGTTGGTAAAGGCAAAGTATACCCAATACACCAAGGGAAGATGCCATTTACAGGCTGCGCCAATACAAATGGTCGCAAGGCAATAAGAGCCTTAGTTGAAAATAAAGGGTTTAATGACTTAGGATTTATTTAA
- the rsmA gene encoding 16S rRNA (adenine(1518)-N(6)/adenine(1519)-N(6))-dimethyltransferase RsmA: protein MENFKTKNIVEKYGFKFSKSLGQNFLIDDTVLYDIVNGAEVGEDDLVIEIGPGVGTLTRVLLEKAKKVCSIELDSRLIPILSEELKEYSNFQLIHEDALKVDFNKIIGQEKSVKVVANLPYYVTTPIISNLLTGEYKFKSLTIMIQKEVAERIDAKPGCKDYGALTLLVQYFCNTKILRKVSPGCFIPSPKVDSMVIRLERTETPKVHVEDEKLFFRVVRDAFSMRRKTLWNGLKNIGLDKEKLQYAFEKANIDPKRRGETLSIEEFGDLTNEIYKLSK from the coding sequence ATGGAGAACTTTAAAACTAAAAATATAGTAGAGAAATATGGATTTAAATTTAGCAAGAGTTTAGGCCAAAATTTTTTGATTGATGATACGGTTCTTTATGATATAGTCAATGGAGCAGAAGTTGGAGAGGATGATTTAGTAATAGAAATAGGACCAGGAGTAGGAACATTAACAAGGGTTTTGTTAGAGAAAGCTAAAAAAGTGTGCTCCATAGAATTAGATTCTAGACTTATACCAATACTTTCAGAAGAACTAAAAGAATATTCAAATTTTCAACTTATACATGAAGATGCTCTAAAGGTTGATTTTAATAAAATAATTGGCCAAGAAAAAAGTGTGAAGGTTGTAGCAAATTTACCGTATTATGTAACTACTCCAATAATATCCAATTTACTTACGGGAGAATATAAATTTAAGTCACTAACTATAATGATACAAAAGGAAGTAGCGGAAAGAATAGATGCAAAGCCCGGATGTAAGGATTATGGAGCTCTTACATTATTGGTTCAATATTTTTGTAATACTAAGATTTTAAGAAAAGTATCACCAGGATGTTTTATACCAAGCCCTAAAGTAGATTCTATGGTAATAAGGCTAGAGAGAACAGAAACTCCTAAAGTTCATGTGGAAGATGAAAAGTTATTTTTTAGGGTAGTTAGGGATGCTTTTAGCATGAGAAGAAAAACTTTATGGAATGGACTCAAAAATATAGGTTTAGATAAGGAAAAATTACAGTATGCTTTTGAAAAAGCAAATATAGATCCAAAAAGAAGAGGAGAAACTTTGAGTATAGAAGAATTTGGTGATTTGACTAATGAAATATATAAGTTAAGTAAATAA
- the rnmV gene encoding ribonuclease M5, translating to MIKEIIVVEGRDDITAVKKAVEAEVIAVGGFGINKKVIDKIKEAQKRQGVIVFTDPDFAGEKIRKIISKRVPGIKHAYISKIDGTRDGDIGVENACPEIIRKALEQAKCEQKKKTQEFTIEDMLYFKLSGYNNSKDRRDRVGRELGIGYGNANQFLSRLNNYGISKEEFVKAIEKIDKEIKDGEL from the coding sequence ATGATTAAAGAAATTATTGTGGTGGAAGGTAGAGATGATATTACAGCAGTAAAAAAAGCTGTGGAGGCAGAAGTTATAGCAGTAGGTGGATTTGGTATAAATAAAAAAGTAATAGATAAAATAAAAGAAGCACAAAAGAGACAAGGAGTTATAGTCTTTACAGATCCAGATTTTGCAGGAGAGAAAATTAGAAAAATAATATCTAAGAGGGTACCAGGTATTAAGCATGCATACATATCAAAAATAGATGGAACTAGGGATGGCGACATAGGCGTTGAAAATGCATGTCCAGAGATCATAAGGAAAGCATTAGAACAGGCTAAATGTGAGCAGAAGAAAAAGACACAGGAGTTTACTATAGAAGATATGCTTTATTTTAAATTAAGTGGATATAATAATTCAAAGGATAGAAGAGATAGAGTTGGAAGGGAACTAGGGATAGGTTATGGTAATGCTAACCAATTTTTATCAAGGTTAAATAACTATGGTATATCTAAAGAAGAGTTTGTAAAAGCCATAGAAAAAATTGATAAGGAGATTAAAGATGGAGAACTTTAA
- a CDS encoding 3D domain-containing protein, translated as MKQKARDLSNKCFAKGPVAVLVVILLIIGVTLGIATIKKTVSVVIDGKEQKVVTYRSDLKKILADNNIRIENKDKISVNLDSEVKDGDKINIKKAVKVKVDVDGKILSIVTAEDTVEDMLDQEGIKVEKEDRVQPSIDNKITNGMDISITRVTSKVVKENKALDFTTVVKKDSNLEEGKKKVIQAGQKGEKVIATRVVYENGKEVSRRVVSESVTKKPVNKLVAVGTMGVIRPSRGSGNGSSKLNFRKVIRMKSTAYTANEACTGKGSGDPYHGITATGTRARRNPSGYSTIAVDPRVIPLGTKVYVEGYGLAIAEDVGGAIKGNIIDVFFTTNSQANNWGVKQVNVYILK; from the coding sequence ATGAAACAGAAAGCAAGGGACCTGTCTAATAAATGCTTTGCTAAGGGTCCAGTAGCTGTGCTAGTAGTAATCCTGTTAATTATAGGAGTAACTTTAGGGATTGCTACCATAAAAAAGACAGTTTCAGTAGTAATTGACGGAAAAGAGCAAAAAGTAGTTACCTATAGAAGTGACTTAAAGAAAATTCTAGCAGACAATAATATACGGATAGAGAATAAGGACAAAATTAGTGTGAATTTGGACAGTGAAGTAAAAGACGGAGATAAAATAAATATAAAGAAGGCAGTAAAGGTCAAAGTTGATGTAGATGGGAAAATTTTATCCATAGTAACAGCTGAAGATACTGTTGAAGATATGCTAGATCAAGAAGGCATTAAAGTGGAGAAAGAAGATAGAGTACAGCCATCTATAGATAACAAAATTACTAATGGAATGGATATTTCTATCACAAGAGTTACTTCTAAAGTTGTTAAAGAAAATAAAGCATTGGATTTTACTACAGTGGTGAAAAAGGATAGTAACCTAGAAGAAGGAAAGAAGAAAGTTATTCAGGCAGGACAAAAAGGTGAAAAAGTTATAGCCACAAGAGTAGTATATGAAAATGGAAAGGAAGTTTCTCGAAGGGTAGTAAGTGAAAGTGTAACTAAAAAACCAGTTAATAAATTGGTTGCAGTAGGAACTATGGGAGTTATAAGACCATCACGTGGAAGTGGAAATGGAAGTTCAAAATTGAATTTTAGGAAGGTCATTAGAATGAAGTCTACTGCATACACTGCTAACGAAGCCTGTACAGGAAAAGGGTCAGGAGACCCATACCACGGAATAACAGCTACTGGAACAAGAGCAAGGAGAAATCCTAGTGGTTATAGTACTATAGCCGTAGATCCAAGAGTTATACCTTTAGGAACAAAGGTTTATGTAGAAGGCTATGGTCTTGCCATAGCTGAGGATGTAGGTGGTGCTATAAAGGGAAATATAATAGATGTATTTTTTACTACAAATTCCCAAGCAAATAACTGGGGTGTAAAACAGGTCAACGTATACATTCTAAAATAG
- a CDS encoding TatD family hydrolase, translated as MIFDSHAHYDDESFNEDREEVISELEKNNIIGVLNCGASIEGARDSVKLADKYDFFYAAVGIHPEYADKLDNNVLDELSELAKNPKVKAIGEIGLDYYYEENPERQVQKDAFVKQMELAKQLNFPVVIHDRDAHGDTLEIIKKFPEVKGVVHCFSGSPEFAVECLKLGYYIGCTGVVTFKNSKKIIEVLKSVPMDRILVETDCPYMAPVPYRGRRNRSDYIEFIIKKISEIKNISTEDIEKITIQNTKSLFKI; from the coding sequence ATGATTTTTGATTCACATGCTCATTACGATGACGAATCTTTTAATGAAGACAGAGAAGAAGTGATTAGTGAGCTTGAAAAAAATAATATTATTGGTGTTTTAAATTGTGGAGCATCTATAGAAGGGGCGAGAGATTCAGTTAAATTAGCTGATAAATATGATTTTTTTTATGCTGCGGTAGGAATTCATCCCGAATATGCTGATAAATTAGATAATAATGTTTTAGATGAATTAAGCGAACTAGCTAAAAATCCTAAAGTAAAAGCTATAGGCGAAATAGGATTGGATTATTATTATGAAGAAAATCCTGAAAGACAAGTTCAAAAAGATGCCTTTGTAAAGCAGATGGAATTAGCTAAACAATTGAATTTCCCTGTAGTTATACATGACAGAGATGCACATGGGGATACTCTAGAAATAATTAAAAAGTTTCCAGAAGTGAAGGGTGTTGTACACTGTTTTTCAGGAAGTCCGGAGTTTGCAGTAGAATGTTTAAAGTTAGGATACTATATAGGATGTACTGGAGTGGTGACTTTTAAAAATTCTAAAAAAATCATAGAGGTATTAAAATCCGTTCCTATGGATAGAATATTAGTTGAGACTGATTGCCCATATATGGCACCAGTTCCTTATAGAGGAAGAAGAAATAGATCTGATTATATTGAATTTATAATAAAAAAAATATCAGAGATTAAGAATATATCCACAGAAGATATAGAGAAAATTACAATACAAAATACAAAAAGCTTGTTTAAAATATAA
- a CDS encoding DUF362 domain-containing protein codes for MEKSKVYFMDLRTKSGRNLIDKFNSLLIQAGIKDIDFRDKFTAIKIHFGEPGNLAYIRPNYAAEVVKLIKELGGKPFLTDSNTLYTGKRANALDHLETAYIHGFNPLTVGCHIIIADGIKGSSYREIEINGKHCKTAKIGTAIADSDIVISMNHFKGHDMTGFGGALKNLGMGSGSRGGKMEMHSASKPWIKKDECVACRSCIKHCPVQAITLDKNKSADINYDKCIGCGQCVAVCKFNAALVKWDEAADIANEKIAEYAFAVVKDKPNLHINFIMNVSPNCDCWSHNDVPIVPDIGIAASFDPVALDMASVDMVNNSPVAKGSELEEKHIHEGEDKFNGLYVNTDWKCSVEHGEDIGLGNRNYELIVIN; via the coding sequence ATGGAAAAGTCAAAGGTTTACTTTATGGATTTGAGGACAAAGTCAGGTAGAAATTTAATAGACAAATTTAATAGCTTATTAATACAGGCTGGTATAAAAGACATAGATTTTAGGGATAAATTTACAGCTATAAAAATACATTTTGGTGAACCAGGAAATCTAGCGTATATAAGACCTAATTATGCTGCTGAGGTAGTTAAATTAATAAAAGAGCTAGGTGGAAAGCCGTTTTTGACAGATTCAAATACACTTTATACTGGTAAAAGGGCAAATGCATTAGATCATTTAGAAACTGCTTATATACATGGATTTAATCCTTTAACTGTAGGATGTCATATTATAATAGCAGATGGAATAAAGGGAAGTAGTTATAGAGAAATAGAAATAAATGGTAAACATTGTAAAACTGCCAAAATCGGAACAGCTATAGCAGATTCAGATATAGTTATTTCTATGAACCACTTTAAAGGACATGATATGACGGGATTTGGTGGAGCACTTAAGAATCTTGGAATGGGTTCTGGCTCAAGAGGTGGCAAAATGGAAATGCATTCAGCTTCTAAACCATGGATTAAGAAAGATGAATGTGTAGCTTGTAGGTCATGTATAAAACACTGCCCAGTTCAGGCAATAACTCTTGATAAGAATAAAAGTGCAGATATAAATTATGATAAATGTATAGGCTGTGGTCAATGTGTTGCAGTATGTAAATTTAATGCGGCATTAGTAAAATGGGATGAGGCTGCGGATATTGCTAATGAAAAGATAGCGGAATATGCATTTGCTGTAGTTAAAGACAAACCTAACTTACATATAAATTTTATAATGAATGTGTCACCTAATTGTGATTGTTGGTCCCATAATGATGTACCAATAGTACCGGATATAGGTATTGCAGCATCCTTTGATCCTGTAGCGTTAGATATGGCTTCTGTGGATATGGTAAATAATTCTCCAGTTGCAAAGGGTAGTGAATTAGAGGAAAAGCATATACATGAAGGTGAAGATAAATTTAATGGATTATATGTAAATACTGATTGGAAATGTAGTGTAGAACATGGTGAAGATATTGGGTTAGGAAATAGAAATTATGAGTTAATAGTAATTAATTAA
- a CDS encoding methionine--tRNA ligase: MEKREIKRPIFPKKAVVTAGMPYGNKELHFGHVGGVFVHADVFARFLRDRIGEENVIFVSGTDCYGSPISASYRKVVDENNYKDTIEDYVRENHNKQKEVLDKYEMSLNLYGASALDRAGEIHKEISEEVFNKLYEGGYLVKLSSPQFYDPDFKVFLNGRQVVGKCPIEGCTSDNGYADECSLGHQYMPSELIEPKSILSGKTPELRDVTNWYFKLDEYNDILSDRVDYLRTHSNWRKYLLNTVEEFLKKPIIYVKRKQLEGISDLEEKLPKHTIIDEPKKPSITFVFDNLNDRDLARKVFDKMGIRFRTGKTLVPFRVSGNVEWGIEVPEKDNLKDLTFWVWPESLWAPISFTKTYLEAIGRDSEEWKTWWHSEEAKVYQFIGEDNIYFYAIAEMAMFMALLGVNSKDKVDWHHIYLPHLIANNHLLFMNKKASSSSAIKPPMARDLLEHYTAEQLRMHFLSLGLSKKSVSFAPQAFMAEEDKEGPDTVLKDGNLLTNVFNRLVRSCFYTAQKHYDSTIPVGEVSSKIIEESNETIITYERHMYNHEFHSVIYVLDSYIRNMNKYWANNMKIADGNGDDNLRKQILIDAFHAVRTAITLLHPIVPSSCELVREYLKVNEKLWNWDYIFAPIYTFIEDALNHKLKYLEPRMDFFKKHESQISV, translated from the coding sequence ATGGAAAAAAGAGAAATAAAAAGACCTATATTTCCTAAAAAAGCTGTAGTAACTGCTGGTATGCCCTATGGTAATAAAGAATTACATTTTGGCCATGTAGGAGGTGTCTTTGTACACGCAGACGTTTTCGCAAGGTTTTTACGAGATAGAATTGGTGAAGAAAATGTTATATTTGTATCAGGAACAGATTGCTATGGCTCACCAATTTCAGCAAGCTATAGAAAAGTTGTAGATGAAAATAATTATAAGGATACCATAGAAGATTATGTTCGTGAAAATCATAATAAACAAAAAGAAGTACTAGATAAATATGAAATGAGCTTAAATCTATATGGGGCTTCTGCACTTGATAGAGCTGGAGAAATACACAAGGAAATATCTGAAGAAGTATTCAACAAGCTATATGAAGGTGGGTATTTAGTTAAGCTATCTTCCCCTCAATTTTATGATCCTGATTTTAAAGTATTCTTAAACGGACGACAAGTAGTTGGCAAATGCCCTATAGAAGGATGTACTTCAGATAATGGCTATGCTGATGAGTGTTCCTTAGGACATCAATATATGCCAAGTGAACTCATAGAACCAAAGAGTATTTTATCAGGTAAAACACCAGAATTAAGGGATGTGACCAACTGGTATTTTAAATTAGATGAGTATAATGACATTTTAAGTGATAGAGTAGATTATTTAAGAACACATTCTAATTGGCGTAAGTATTTACTAAATACTGTTGAAGAATTTTTAAAGAAGCCAATTATTTATGTTAAACGTAAGCAGTTAGAAGGTATTTCAGATTTAGAAGAGAAATTACCCAAGCACACAATAATTGATGAGCCAAAGAAACCCTCTATTACTTTTGTATTTGATAATCTTAATGATAGAGATTTGGCAAGAAAAGTATTTGATAAAATGGGAATTCGTTTTAGAACAGGTAAAACACTAGTGCCTTTTAGGGTATCAGGAAATGTTGAATGGGGTATTGAGGTGCCTGAAAAAGATAATCTTAAGGATTTAACTTTTTGGGTTTGGCCAGAGTCCCTTTGGGCACCTATTTCTTTTACTAAAACTTATCTTGAAGCTATAGGCAGAGATTCTGAGGAATGGAAAACCTGGTGGCATTCTGAGGAGGCAAAGGTGTATCAATTTATAGGTGAGGATAATATTTATTTTTACGCAATTGCAGAGATGGCAATGTTTATGGCATTGTTAGGTGTTAATAGTAAAGATAAAGTAGATTGGCATCATATTTATCTTCCTCATTTAATTGCAAATAATCATCTATTATTTATGAATAAAAAGGCAAGCAGTAGTAGTGCCATTAAGCCACCTATGGCAAGAGATTTGTTGGAGCACTATACAGCAGAACAGTTACGTATGCATTTTTTAAGCCTTGGACTATCAAAGAAAAGTGTTAGTTTTGCACCGCAAGCATTTATGGCAGAAGAAGATAAAGAAGGTCCAGATACAGTTTTAAAAGATGGTAATTTATTGACTAATGTATTTAATAGACTTGTTCGTTCTTGTTTTTACACTGCACAAAAACATTATGATAGCACCATACCAGTAGGAGAAGTTAGTAGCAAAATTATAGAAGAGTCTAATGAAACTATTATTACCTATGAAAGACACATGTACAATCACGAATTCCATAGTGTAATTTATGTTTTAGACAGCTATATTCGAAATATGAATAAGTATTGGGCAAATAACATGAAAATTGCAGATGGTAATGGAGATGATAATCTACGTAAGCAAATATTAATAGATGCATTCCATGCTGTAAGAACTGCTATTACCTTACTTCATCCAATTGTACCAAGTAGCTGTGAATTGGTAAGAGAATATCTAAAGGTAAATGAAAAGCTTTGGAATTGGGATTATATATTTGCTCCAATATACACATTTATAGAAGATGCCTTGAACCATAAACTAAAATATTTGGAACCTCGTATGGACTTCTTCAAAAAGCATGAAAGTCAAATTTCAGTATAG
- a CDS encoding DUF445 family protein: MKVLITTLTGAIIGYITNWLAIKMLFRPYEEKKFLGFKVPFTPGLIPKEKSRIAKSVGEAIGNHLLTKETMVKSLCSEKINKKLEAWVFNKVESLKDSENTLGELVEEFSDGKSDEICSYLSVNLNQYILNSIRNEKSKNAMVKYIEEYIEENLNKSTEVLTESGIYNKINEKLLSAALQYKNSGKMEEKLNNILMKELKKLEESSKKIKDVIPQSAVNNLKVYMYNKKDNICASIEEMLNSEKAQAKIKDIIEEAISKNLNPMIAMFLNKESLHEKAMNILNDFIAKEENKQEIIVLLGEVVDKILEKDLNDVLVNSSEEGKEETARVIGNLISDKFTKEENIKSLENIFKDKIKNNNNLRDIIIKLNKEYSEDLNRFIHKKIDEILSGEVFCGKLLNIIENFIKSIFHKPLKNIFKRHEDTITQYSYGMTKNLYNRFIENEAESVIEALDIAGITEERINSFDVVFAEKIILEIASKELSAITWLGGVLGGIMGLVSSLIASL, translated from the coding sequence ATGAAAGTTTTAATAACGACGTTAACAGGAGCTATAATAGGATATATTACTAATTGGTTAGCAATAAAAATGCTTTTTAGGCCTTATGAAGAAAAGAAATTTTTAGGATTTAAAGTACCTTTTACTCCCGGATTAATACCTAAGGAAAAAAGCAGAATAGCTAAAAGTGTAGGGGAAGCTATAGGAAATCACTTGCTTACAAAGGAAACTATGGTTAAATCCCTATGTAGTGAAAAGATAAATAAGAAATTAGAAGCATGGGTTTTCAATAAAGTTGAAAGTTTAAAAGACTCAGAAAATACATTAGGTGAATTGGTTGAAGAATTTTCAGATGGAAAATCAGATGAAATATGCAGTTATCTAAGTGTAAATTTAAACCAATACATATTAAATAGTATAAGAAATGAAAAATCAAAAAATGCTATGGTTAAATATATAGAAGAGTACATAGAGGAAAATTTAAATAAGAGTACAGAAGTTTTAACTGAAAGTGGTATTTATAATAAAATAAATGAAAAATTACTATCTGCAGCTTTACAATACAAAAACAGTGGGAAAATGGAAGAAAAATTAAATAATATACTGATGAAAGAATTAAAAAAATTAGAAGAGAGTTCTAAAAAGATAAAAGATGTTATTCCCCAGAGTGCAGTAAACAATTTAAAAGTATACATGTATAATAAAAAAGATAATATTTGTGCTTCAATAGAAGAAATGTTAAATAGTGAAAAAGCTCAAGCAAAAATAAAGGATATAATTGAAGAGGCTATAAGTAAAAATTTAAATCCTATGATAGCTATGTTTTTAAATAAGGAATCGCTACATGAAAAGGCTATGAATATTTTAAATGATTTTATAGCTAAGGAAGAAAATAAACAAGAAATTATAGTGTTATTAGGGGAAGTAGTAGATAAAATTTTAGAAAAGGATTTAAATGATGTACTTGTAAATTCTTCTGAAGAAGGAAAAGAGGAAACTGCAAGAGTTATAGGAAATCTAATTAGTGATAAATTTACAAAAGAAGAAAATATAAAGTCTTTAGAGAATATATTTAAAGATAAAATTAAAAATAACAATAATTTAAGAGATATAATTATTAAATTAAATAAAGAATATAGTGAAGATTTAAACAGATTTATCCACAAAAAAATAGATGAAATTCTATCTGGAGAAGTTTTTTGTGGAAAACTTCTGAATATTATTGAAAATTTTATAAAGTCTATTTTTCATAAGCCGCTTAAAAATATATTTAAGAGACATGAAGATACTATTACACAATATTCCTATGGTATGACAAAAAATCTTTATAATAGATTTATTGAAAATGAGGCAGAGTCAGTAATAGAAGCGTTAGATATAGCTGGCATTACTGAGGAAAGGATAAATTCCTTTGATGTGGTTTTTGCAGAAAAAATAATTTTAGAAATAGCTAGCAAGGAACTTAGTGCCATTACTTGGCTAGGAGGAGTTTTAGGAGGAATTATGGGATTAGTTTCATCCCTAATTGCATCACTGTAA